The Athene noctua chromosome 25, bAthNoc1.hap1.1, whole genome shotgun sequence region TTTGCACATCGTGAACACCTTGGACAAGGAGGGCACAGGGTGCAGCCGCCCGGCCCGCGGCTCTGAGCTGTGCAGCCGCATTTCCAGCTCCCTCAGAGGCTCCCAAGACAGAAAACGTTCACAACTGATCCAAGGGACTGTAAAATAACACCTGCGAGTCTGACACCCCTAGAGAGGCAATCCGAGGCGCTGCCCAGGGAGAGAAAAGCCCCGCGTCCAGCCGTCACACCCGCGACACGGCAGGGAACGGGCTAAACTGGGCAGACTGGGATGAGTGTGGAAACCCCGGGCCCTGGGCCCCGTGACTGCCCGTCCCACAGCGCGCGGCTCGGGCGCTCCAGCCGGGCGCCTGCTCCATGGGCTTTTACTGACTGGTTCTTAGAACCCTACTTTTATTTCTGGCTGCACTACAAATGTGCCCAAAATGCCAGATGTGAGTTAAACATTTTGTTAGGTTTCTAACAACAAATTAGGTAGACATTTGTGCTCTGAAAATagagataaaatgaaaaaaaaaaacaaacaacctttaAGACAACGTTTCTATTAGGATTTTCAGCACCTTTGAAACATTACAAGTAACTCTGTTGACATATTTCTAGCCTGTGTGAATCTGCACTTTTGCAGCTTCTCCCTCACACTCGACTTGTATTTGTTCTCTGTAAATGATCCAATCTAAACACAGCTCCAGAAGCTCTAATTGTTTGCTTTATACTTTTAACCACACCTCACTCGGAGACCTTCCCTCACAGCTTCTGGTGCTGAGATGCACTTCGTGTGCTGGAGGGATGATGCACAAACGCCCCATTCTCATTTCTGACATTTCTGGGAGGCTGCTCAATGGCCAACAGCTGAGAAGTGCCTCGAAGTGCCTCTGACACGTGGAGAGGGCAGTGTGCTTCACACAGCCCGAGAGATTTACCTGCCTCGTCCCACAGGCAGCACTCACGACTCAAACCAAGCTGAAATACGCAGCTGGGGAAGGGACCGAGCCCGGGAGCTGCTGCAATGCTCACTGCCCCGAAAGCTCTGGCAGCAAAGGGCTGTCTATGGGTTTAGAcacaaataaacagaaagagCTGCCACCGGGAGGCTTACTTGTGCACAACCACTTTATAACAGTTTCAAGTCAAAGTGTCTACAAGGGCACAGGTGTCAAAAATCCCGTGATTACTGATACCAAGTCGCTGGGAGGCCGTCACATAAACATGGTGTTCGGGAACACAcaatgcaaacagaaatgcttCACTGAGAAGGATCCTAATCTATCTTAAACAAAtatgcaagaaaagcaaaaaaaaggggAACTTAACCTGGGGGGCTGTGGTAGCAAGGTATtcttgtgctgctctgcaggttcTGATTTCAGCAGACTCCTGCAAAGAAGTGGCTCTGCATTCTGTCACACATAACTATTATCCTTCAGCCTGGTAGTTCTTCCAGAATGTATCAATTTTGCTGAACTTTGCTCTTTCCAAGAGAAAGTGTTTTTCACCCTAAAGGTGCGGTTGTCATTCACTTATGAAATTCAGATACATTCCATGCTCTCTTGGTAATTAGATAGAAAGCCAACTCCCATCTTTAAGTCCATCAGGCGATTTTTAAATCCACTCACTGTTGCAGCCGCTGCTGCCTCTAGTGCCTGCTCGCTCGGGACTGGGCTGACCTGGGCCTCCACGGGCTGCCCTTCCTGATAgtgaatggaagaaaagaaagggaggaggaagaaaacaaaaagagaaagggagacgAATGGAGGGGACATGGGAGGATGAAAGATGGTCAGAGAAGGGAGAGGGAGTGTCTTTAACTGAACTGATCTTTGACTCGCTTAACATCCTAAAAGCTGTCTGCCATACATGCAGGGAGAATTTTCAAGTATCCTCAGTGCACGTGTGCCAGGTTCCTGCATTTTATATAAAGATACTTTACAGTACAGATGGAAACCTAGAGAGTACCCCAGAAAACAACCTCGCACATAACAACTGCGTAAGTcaatttttgttccttttaattGTTAACTTTTTACCATCCAAACTGCTTTAACAAAAGTAGCTGATAAGCCTGCCAGGCAATTAAGCTCACATCTCTTTTACACTGTCAGCCTAGCGAAGGCACAGGCGTGCACCCAGCAACCAGTAAGACACTGTTCCTAGACCAGCTGACAAAGCCCAAGCCAGACATTGTTTTTATCATCACCAACACAACAGGTTTTAAAAGCAGGTTTGATACGGATCAGGATCTGAGGAGCAGGCAGGCGATGCTCTGGCTCCAGTAAAACACACCTGCCCTTGTGCCCAGGAACATGCAAAAACGTTTTACGGGTCACGATGCAGCGTGAACCTACGTATCCAAGATCAGGATGGAGACAGAGCTTTTCAACCATAACGAGTTTGGATATTGAAAATATAAGAGGAGTCACCCACCAAGTGCTTTCTCCTTAAATACTGATGGCGAAGGACCAGGGGTTTAGCTACCAGCATCCAGGGCACACACAGCAACGCCACCACCACAAGGAAACACTGGAGCCCTTGCTGTAAAAGAAACAGGTCTCAGATGGTTTAGTGGCAGCTCGTGCTCAGACAAGCAGACAAAACCCAGCACGAGCCTCACGCAGCACCGAGCGACCGAGGTCCCGGCGCCCGCGGCCCCTTCGCTGCGTCCCTCTCTGGGAACAGCAGACATGCTGTGCTCAACGCCGGCCCGCAGCTCCTCGGGCCGCACGCAGcaggtgatgctggtgctgcGTTAGACTGGGGAAAAATCTACCAGATTCTGCAGGGAAGGAGAATTTGGCAGATGTCTGATAGCGCTGGGAGGAGACAGCGTCAGCTGAGCTTAGAGGCACCCGACTGCAGATGCAGGACAACATTCCTCATCCCCTCCCACTGTGAATCTGGATGCAAACGCACCGGGGCCGCAGCTGATCATGGCCAATCTGACATTAACTCCCGGTATGGGGGTTATTCCTTCCCTCTTCAATGTTACATAGTGTCAGGCTTTGGAAATGGTGCCACATTTCCTcttatcacaggaaaaaaaaaaaagttttatggtTGACTACAATTACCATTATTACAAGGTCAGCGAAGGACTCTAATATCACGAAGTGTCTGATCTTATTCTAGCAAGAGCACGCACCTGCCCTTTATAAAGCATCTTGTTACTGGTGTCACCATAGGAGAACAAAAACATGTtgataaaatgtattaaaaggCTCGGTGCATCCTTTGACGTGTGAGCATCATAGGCTGTCCATTTGTAGAAAATGAGAATAACAAGGTACCCAAACAGTGAAGACATGAAAATCATTTCTGGAATAAATCCAAGGTATATGTTCAGTGGCTTCTTAAAATAGctacaggaagaaagagaagagttTAATATTACATTTGGTTAGCACGAGGCATACACAGAGCAAAAACTGTTAAAGAGGAGGTGAAGAGTGTCTCTGGAAGAGAACTGCAGCGGCTCTGCCCGCATCCCACCCCTCCGTCCATGGGGGGTGAAGCCCCCCAGGCTCCTGCATCCCGAGCTGAGGCACAGCACACCCGGAGGAGCTGCCCTCGCCatcagaaaaacacagcaaagcacTTACATGTGGTTGAGAAGACTCAGTGTGACACCAAAGAGCATGTGGATAATGCCAAGAATCACAGACATTTTCATCTTGAAGGAGTTGAGGAAGGCCAGCTTATTGCTGGCAATGTTCCAAATCTGTGAAAAACAAGCCCGAGTCAGCCAAACGCCGActcaaaggaaaacagaggagaaTGAAAATGTTCCCCCTTAACCATCCAGGAAGTATTCGGCTGTAAGAGCAGGTTTTGTTAAAGGTTTGTCTGTCACATGGATCTTTCAGGGAAACGAGCAGCCAACCTTCCCCGCTCGGAACTCTGTCCTGCAGCACCCGACCCCATGGCACAGCAGGAATCAAACCGTGCTTGGTTTTATGGCAGGCAAAAGTTACAGCAAAAAGGGCACCGTATCCTcgacggaaaaaaaaaaaaaaaaatctacccatTTAAATGAGTAATTACACGTAGTTCTGATTTTCTGCACTCCCTCTTTAATGTGGAACACACCTAAGTTTTGTATCAAATGTTCTAAGCAGCGTTATTGATGTAGGCAGACACAAAATGATGGGATTGTGTGGAAACCTGCATTCCCAAAACTGACTgggaaaaaagagataaataactCTTCCCAAGGTAAAAAAGTAACTTCATACAGTGATTGGCAAGTCTGGATTAAAATGCTGCGGGTTAGAAAGAGCCTTTAACAGACCTGAGGACAAGTCTCTACCCTGAATGTGGTGTCTCAACAGGGACCGAACTGATTTTATCCTTCAGGAGTATTTCCTGCACTGCTGGAGTTTGCCAAGGGAATGCCTGGGCCGGGGAAACCTTCCGCAGTGAACGggagagcagaggagggagagCTCTTACCGGGTCGATGCCGAAGGGGTAGGGCCCGCCGAACACCCCTGGGATGGCGGGGTTCAGCTGGAGCAGGGGGGTGCTCTCGAGCAGGGCGTCTCTGTTCGGGTGTAAGCACATCACACAGACCTTAACACAAGCAACGCTGCCCTCGTCCTGGAAAAACTAACGACACTCCTCCCTTGTGAGAGAAGGAGCGTCTCAAATTGAGAGATCTTTAAGGGTCCTGCCTGGTCCTGACTTATCTCGAAAGATTAATAAACCTGTTTCTTGACCTATTACTGGTGCTACAAGGAAGAAAGATGCAGGGGACAGGAATCTTGGTCTGTCTGTGAGGAGAAAGGGGCTAAACTGCATCTCCACAAGTCTTCtggtaaaaacaaaaaagctgttttgaatCTTGACAGATACCGCATTTACGCCCCTCTTCCAATTCTACTTGAGACTGAGTTCAGAAGGTTTTGTTCTGCTGCACTGGGAGGACAATGGGGAAAGGCCAGTCATCTGCTCATCACCGCCACTATCTAGTCACCAACATCTACTCACGACCAGTTGCCTTTGGAGAACATCGGCCGGACGCTCCAGGAGGAGCCGAACATGTTCAGGGACTTGGAGAAGCAGTCGTTGTAGATGAGGCCGGTGTAAGTGGAGAACAGTCCCATCAGCAGAATGATGTATCGACCGCTAAAAACCATGTTGAACATCTagtacaaaaaaaccaaaaaggaatcATTTCCTATAAACTTCTGAGCGGAAAACCGAAGCAACTCACTGCTACCAGGACATGATGTTACTCAGTGCGTGGCCCACAGCTGCTCAGCCGCggaggggaggtggaggggcgctgccagggcaggggagggctggcAGGAAGCCCCGCTGCAGCTCCTGGCCTCAGAGGCAAAGCCCAGCCTGACCGGCCACGTACCTCGTTGTCACTCTTCTGCGACAGAATACGACTTTCCCTGAGCACCATCCAGACAGCAATCAGAGTCATCAGGATTCCGTGGCCAAAGTCTCCAAACATCACAGCAAACAGGAAGGGGAAGGTGATGATCGTGTACGGCGCTGCAAGGGGAAAGGGGACACTCCTAGGGGCCCGTCCTCCGGCAAGCCCAGATTTCCCACACTGCAATTTCTGCCGTTTAGCACTATAATTCCCAAGCTTCCCCTTCGCTTCTGCAAGGTGTTAACTGTCTATTAGAAATTTTCACACAGGACAGACAATACAGAAAAACACCATGACTAGAAAATTGAGATACTGGACTCTTGTAAGTATGAATTTACCCGGATTTATTTCCCGATATGTTCCAATGCCGTAAGCATCAACAATGTTTTGAAAGCCAGAAGTAAACTTGTTAGTTTTGTTGTATGTTGGTGGGGTCTGACTGGTTTGCATCCTGTTTAAAATAGATGGGACAGTGGATCCGCTGTgctcctgtttttaaaaaaaaaaaaaaaaaaatatagaaaaccCACCCTCAGAGCACTGGATGACAGAGTGAAACCCTCCTTCCCCCTTAGCCTTCGGAATACTCCAAGCTCGCGTTCCGCAGGGTGCTTGCACAGTGGGGAACCActggagcagctgaggaaggcTGCCGAGTTCCCACTGCTCTCCTCTCTGCACAGCGGGAGGAGAAGCACTGGGAAGGACGAACACTGATTAGGGCAGACGAGAAACTTGTGCaagagtgggtttggttttttaaaacagcaaatgGAGGAACTTAAAGAAATGCAACCCTACTCCCTGTCTGTCCGAGCGGAGGGCGAGCTTGCTGACATCCTGGCTAGCTCCTCTCAGGAGGTTCCACCTCACAGCCCAACAGCAGGGCTACAAAGCCCGGCCAGGTTAACCAAGTGCCCGACACAGGAAAAGGCCTCACCGTGACAGAATTTTCCAGAACTTAAAGCCTTACACAACGTATTTGGAACAAAGTTTATCTACAAGCCCCGACTGCTGCCTGTTAAATGACCTGCCCCCTGTGGTTCAGACAGCCCAAAGGGATGGGTTTCGGAGACTCGCAATTCGGAAAAATCAATTAATCCAGGCTGGGTCTGCCACCAGCAGAGCCTGCTCGGACAGCAGGCAGGGGCAGCGCAGCGGTTACTCACGGTGCCTCTCCTGAGAGCAAACTGGATGGAGTCGAGGTCAGCAACAGGGCACCAGACTTCAGCAATCAAACACTTCTGCGTCACATCGATATTGCAGAGGTTCAGGGTGTGGTAGATCGCCTTCATCTTCCGCACTTTGATGAACCACACGCGGATATTTTTAGCAGCTGCCTGCAGAACCCTCTGGCGATGATCCTCTGTTTGGTTCAGCACCTTTCACAGAGAAGGAGGATAAAGATGAGGCAAAAATCACTGACCTAAACTCAAAGCACAGAGAAGTCGGGCTGACCAAGGAGACGAGCCGCACCCGCCCGAGGACGGCAGACGGATGGGTGagccctctcccccatcccatgCCTGCAATATGGGCTTTTACTCTCCAGATTAATTAGTTCTGCTAAAAGGTTTTAAGGCTTCTTCCCAGGGATACTGTCTGACTACTCTCCTCCTCCAACCTCAGGGTCAGGTATCTCAAACAGTGAACTGTTCAGAGACCACAGAGAACATTTTTTCCTCCACCCAGGTtaaaagagcagagcagagttCTCCAAGTGAGGTGTATATTGCCTTAAGAAAACACAAAGGTTGCAATGAAAGATGTTTTTACTGAAGGCAAAAGGAGAAAGTGTTTTCTATTGAGGGTGTTTTCCAACTGGAACATAACGAACTCATGCCAAGTCACATTTCCAGACTGGAAAGTCTTAGACTCGAGGGAAAGCGAGGACACAGGGCACATGCAGTTTTGAACCCTACTAGTTCATTTGCTTCTGAGTCCTTGTCTACTTTAAAATTGCTAAACAGCTGCACGACCCAGCTCCCAGCTGTATCAAATAAGCAGTCCAAATTCAACCGTTTTTCCCTTTTAGTTTCTgaaccttttctccttttttaactCCGATCCCTGAAATTTTTCTAAATTATAACAAATCGCCTTTCTTCCTTGAAGCAAGCATCGATTATTTCAGAGCTGCCACCCAGTAGATTTGTGTGCTGATCACTTTTTGCCAGTGCTCAGGCTGCTGCACAAGAGATTAGTTGTAAAGCAGAGGGCTCTTCAGGACAGCACAACGCAAAAATGTGAAGACAGGCAGAAAAAAGAACAGCACTGTTATCTCAACTTGGAAATAAGTTTCAACGTTTTCAAAGTTCTTGCAGACGAAACAGGCAATTATACAAGCACACTTTCAGAGCTGGAAAACACGGTATCTCCTTACACATGCATATTCCTCTCGGCTCCCTGGTATGCAGTTCAGTCGACGCTGTACTTACATGTACAGAATTAACTGCTCGGCCCTCCAGAAGGATCAAACCACCTCACCAGCCTCAACCTGACAAAGAAAACACCTGAGCAGCTGCCAAACATCCTGCACTGCTGAGCTGCTGTCTCAAGCCCCCGGAGCTGAAAATGTGGTGATCTAATAGGGCcaaaaatgctgctgttttaatAGGATCCAACtatattattaaagaaaaaaagaaaaaagggcatCGATCCCGGTTATTTTACCATCTGAAGGTCATCAATTCTGGTATTGACACCAGAAGCCATTTCCTTCCGTTCCTGGGGGGTTTCTGGGCATGGGTAGAGGGAGGCACGGAATCTGAAAGACATGCAAGCCACCTTAGTAACAAAGATGGAAAGAAGATCAATCAGTCAGGGAAACAGATGGCTGAGCCTGaacacagaaataaagcaagaagCACCTTAAGAGAAGTATCTGATCAGCAAAGACTGCCAAGCAGAGCTCAGCCTCTAGATCAAGTGGGTACAGAAGTTTGCTTTAGGCCAAAACAGAAGCTGAACGCTTAGGAAAATGGAAGTGGGAGAAAATCCTCAGCGCCCTGCACTGACAGTGTCTGAAAGGCGCCGTCCCAGAGCCGATCAGCCATCCCAGACCAGGGTGCTGCTATCAGgccaaggcagctgctgcccgAAGCCGCCCCTGGTGGTGTCCCCTGTCAGACTAtcgcccccccacaccccactgGGTCTGTCCGGGAGTCGACACTTCAGCTCTCCTGCTTTCAGGCATTCTCCAGCAAAGCAGTCATCTCCTCtgagcactacaggcttggggagcgGCTACTTTGACTGTAAAATGTTTCAGCCACTTATGGGACGTTTCATTTGCTGCCAAAATATGTCCTGCTACGGTCACTGTGAAATAAGGACTTGAAAAATATTGGTATTAAGTCATGCCAATGTGCTTCAAACGTATGAGAGAGCTGCCCAGCTGTGAGGCTTTCATACCCTTCGCATATCTTCTTGACTCTGTTCTTCAGCTGGTCGCCTTGGAAGAAGATGATAAACACAGACTTGTGCACATAATCCCCCTAGAACAGAAGAAAGAGTGCGCTGTAGTAGCTCAGCTACTTACAGAAATCAGCAGCATAGCAAATGACCACAGAGTtctgccttcccttcctctgaacCTGCACACGCAGAGCCCGTACCTGCACGGTGAGTAGGAATGTACCTTAAGGCCTCTGGGAGGGTCAGAAGGGAAGCCACCTCCTCAGCCTGGCGACACAACAACTGCACTTGTGTTCACTGAAACAAAACGCCCCAGACTGTCTATTACCTATTCTACGTAACAGGACAAACAGGAAAGCCTGGGAAGACCTCCAAAAGAACAGGGGTGCAATGAAATATTTATCAGCACGTACTGCGGTCAGCTCGCCTATGGACCCAAGCAAAACGCTAAAGAGTGAATGAAAATAAGGCGGAGTTTAACCACCCCCATTCTCCAGGGAGGCCCACGGCACATTCTTTGCACAGCTGTTTGCATGTTGGCAGCCAGGTCCCCTTTCCTGCATTTGTTGACAAGTTATTGTTCCACCTTACTTCGGAAATTTTAACATAATATTTCAAGAATAATTACACTAGGTGTAACCTCAATTTAAGGAAGTGTTGCACAATAAGAACAAAGTCTCTCCTAGCAGACAGATAATTCAACAGGTCAACTACCAGCAGTCGGTGGGACAAGAGAACAGCCCTCTGTGAGGAGCAGAGGCCGTCACCGGGCTCCAGCTCCGCAGGCTCTGCTCCGGGGCAGCCCACACCTGCCTCTCTCCTCACCGCCTAAGAGCAAGAGTCCCCCGAGTTTGGGCACTCTCCGTTGATTTGGGGACACTGAATGTAAAAACAGGCCCGATCACAACTTATGATTTATATCTGTAATAAAGCCAACAGTTCTCAGGTGGGTGTTTAAATCGTTGATCAGCAAGCTCAGAGCAGATGAGCCACAGATGTTACTCGCTGCACAGGCCCGAAGAGCCTCTGCCAGGAGGACGAGCGCTTGCCCAGAGCTGTGTACAGAGCTGCACTCGCAGTTTGGGCCAGAGAAGCAACTATGGCCCACTGCAGTCcgaattttcagttgtttttctgcCTTCCAACAGCATTCACCATCCATCCTACTACGTTTGCTTTAATAAAATGGGAAGACATTTGTCACTCAAGCCTCAGAGACGGCAAGTAGGTGCCGTGGAGGGACACAACTCAAATGTTCGCCTGCACGGAGCTCACAGAGGGATGGGGGCTTAAGTCTTCAGACCCTGGGTCCTCTTACACATCTGAGACTTTGGCTGCTGTAAACGACAGCCCCTTTTACCGTTACAGGGTCCTCCAGGGGGTTTTCGATTTCCGCCTGGCGCAGGAACACGTTCCCCCGGCACACCCGCCACAGCATCCGCTCAAACATGGGGATTCGCTCGCGGTTGATCACACCAGCCACAAACCTGCGAAGGCAAAGGCATAAATGGAGGTTCTGCACCAAAAAACGCGCCACCCGACACCCAAAACGCCGATGGCAACGGAGTTTAGCATCGGATTGAAAGCTTCTAGAACCctgttttaaaattagttcttTAAGCAAAACGGAATGTGCTCTAAAACAGAGataaaaccacagcaaaaccAAGTGCACTGCAGCACCAGCTGGGTCTTTGAACAGAATGAAATCatctattgaaaaaaaaccaaatcactggctaaagcagaaacaaatgcCCTTAGAGGTGCAGTTCCCACGCCTGCTCCTCGCCGTTTCCACAGCCCCTGGCACAGCACGTGGCGAGGTCACGGCTCCTCCTCACCGGTTCAAACCCCAACGTCCAGACAAAGCATCACACACGTGCAACGACAGCCTGGAGGAGCTAATAAAGaggattttcagtttttcccCCCTGAGCACCACGTGCCCACAGCAGTCACTGCTGTCAGCAAAGCAGCGAGAgcccagaacatctgaaaaaGCAACAGACGTACGAGGAACAAACCAGCGCAGCGTTCTGTGCAGAGAAATGTGTGAAGCCCACTACGAACGGGGAAGTTAATGTCCACGGGACAAGAGCAGAGACCAACAGCTAGCTTTAGCCCTCCTCCGCCCGCCGTGCCAGTCTGGAAGGTTCTGCAGCCAGGCCGAGACCCCTGCGGGTCCCGCGGGCCGAGCAGGCCGGGGAAAGGGAAGCTCCAACTGCCATTACCCGAGTCGCAGCGGGGCACCTCTTCCCATCTCGCTTGGCTCCAGGAGCGAAGAGGATTCCTCCAACAGGTCTGGATCCGCCATCTGCTGATGATGCAATTCAGCCTGAATTCACAAATCAATTAATATCTAATGAAACTAGTTAGTGGCATGCAGGGAATGAGGAACCAGAAGATAGTTTGgggagacaaaaaaagaaaaaaaaaaaaaaaaaagaaagaacaaacataAGACAGCAGAAAGAGGAACTAGATGATAGAAAAGACAGCAAGAATCacacaaggaaggagaaaaacaagaggaaaagtgGAATGGCTCAGCAAAGCTTCCATACAAGAACAGTCTGAAGATTGCTGCCACAGAACAAACGGGCTGTGGGATGTAAAAGTCTGAAGAAAGGCAGAATTCCAAAAAAAGTATCAAGTTTTAAATACAAGTGATGTTCCCAAGAACCATTTTTTCATGGCAGAAAACAGTGACAGACTTTACTCCCATCTTTCCCTGGATTT contains the following coding sequences:
- the ATP6V0A1 gene encoding V-type proton ATPase 116 kDa subunit a 1 isoform X2, encoding MGELFRSEEMTLAQLFLQSEAAYCCVSELGELGKVQFRDLNPDVNVFQRKFVNEVRRCEEMDRKLRFVEKEIKKANIPIMDTGENPEVPFPRDMIDLEANFEKIENELKEINTNQEALKRNFLELTELKFILRKTQQFFDEAELHHQQMADPDLLEESSSLLEPSEMGRGAPLRLGFVAGVINRERIPMFERMLWRVCRGNVFLRQAEIENPLEDPVTGDYVHKSVFIIFFQGDQLKNRVKKICEGFRASLYPCPETPQERKEMASGVNTRIDDLQMVLNQTEDHRQRVLQAAAKNIRVWFIKVRKMKAIYHTLNLCNIDVTQKCLIAEVWCPVADLDSIQFALRRGTEHSGSTVPSILNRMQTSQTPPTYNKTNKFTSGFQNIVDAYGIGTYREINPAPYTIITFPFLFAVMFGDFGHGILMTLIAVWMVLRESRILSQKSDNEMFNMVFSGRYIILLMGLFSTYTGLIYNDCFSKSLNMFGSSWSVRPMFSKGNWSDALLESTPLLQLNPAIPGVFGGPYPFGIDPIWNIASNKLAFLNSFKMKMSVILGIIHMLFGVTLSLLNHIYFKKPLNIYLGFIPEMIFMSSLFGYLVILIFYKWTAYDAHTSKDAPSLLIHFINMFLFSYGDTSNKMLYKGQQGLQCFLVVVALLCVPWMLVAKPLVLRHQYLRRKHLEGQPVEAQVSPVPSEQALEAAAAATGTHNFGGIRVGNGPTEEDAEIIQHDQLSTHSEEGEEFDFGDTVVYQAIHTIEYCLGCISNTASYLRLWALSLAHAQLSEVLWTMVIHIGLSVRSLGGGFGLFFIFAAFATLTVAILLVMEGLSAFLHALRLHWIEFQNKFYTGTGFKFLPFSFDTIREGRFDD
- the ATP6V0A1 gene encoding V-type proton ATPase 116 kDa subunit a 1 isoform X1, with translation MGELFRSEEMTLAQLFLQSEAAYCCVSELGELGKVQFRDLNPDVNVFQRKFVNEVRRCEEMDRKLRFVEKEIKKANIPIMDTGENPEVPFPRDMIDLEANFEKIENELKEINTNQEALKRNFLELTELKFILRKTQQFFDEAELHHQQMADPDLLEESSSLLEPSEMGRGAPLRLGFVAGVINRERIPMFERMLWRVCRGNVFLRQAEIENPLEDPVTGDYVHKSVFIIFFQGDQLKNRVKKICEGFRASLYPCPETPQERKEMASGVNTRIDDLQMVLNQTEDHRQRVLQAAAKNIRVWFIKVRKMKAIYHTLNLCNIDVTQKCLIAEVWCPVADLDSIQFALRRGTEHSGSTVPSILNRMQTSQTPPTYNKTNKFTSGFQNIVDAYGIGTYREINPAPYTIITFPFLFAVMFGDFGHGILMTLIAVWMVLRESRILSQKSDNEMFNMVFSGRYIILLMGLFSTYTGLIYNDCFSKSLNMFGSSWSVRPMFSKGNWSDALLESTPLLQLNPAIPGVFGGPYPFGIDPIWNIASNKLAFLNSFKMKMSVILGIIHMLFGVTLSLLNHIYFKKPLNIYLGFIPEMIFMSSLFGYLVILIFYKWTAYDAHTSKDAPSLLIHFINMFLFSYGDTSNKMLYKGQQGLQCFLVVVALLCVPWMLVAKPLVLRHQYLRRKHLEGQPVEAQVSPVPSEQALEAAAAATGTHNFGGIRVGNGPTEEDAEIIQHDQLSTHSEEGEEPTEDEVFDFGDTVVYQAIHTIEYCLGCISNTASYLRLWALSLAHAQLSEVLWTMVIHIGLSVRSLGGGFGLFFIFAAFATLTVAILLVMEGLSAFLHALRLHWIEFQNKFYTGTGFKFLPFSFDTIREGRFDD
- the ATP6V0A1 gene encoding V-type proton ATPase 116 kDa subunit a 1 isoform X3 codes for the protein MGELFRSEEMTLAQLFLQSEAAYCCVSELGELGKVQFRDLNPDVNVFQRKFVNEVRRCEEMDRKLRFVEKEIKKANIPIMDTGENPEVPFPRDMIDLEANFEKIENELKEINTNQEALKRNFLELTELKFILRKTQQFFDEMADPDLLEESSSLLEPSEMGRGAPLRLGFVAGVINRERIPMFERMLWRVCRGNVFLRQAEIENPLEDPVTGDYVHKSVFIIFFQGDQLKNRVKKICEGFRASLYPCPETPQERKEMASGVNTRIDDLQMVLNQTEDHRQRVLQAAAKNIRVWFIKVRKMKAIYHTLNLCNIDVTQKCLIAEVWCPVADLDSIQFALRRGTEHSGSTVPSILNRMQTSQTPPTYNKTNKFTSGFQNIVDAYGIGTYREINPAPYTIITFPFLFAVMFGDFGHGILMTLIAVWMVLRESRILSQKSDNEMFNMVFSGRYIILLMGLFSTYTGLIYNDCFSKSLNMFGSSWSVRPMFSKGNWSDALLESTPLLQLNPAIPGVFGGPYPFGIDPIWNIASNKLAFLNSFKMKMSVILGIIHMLFGVTLSLLNHIYFKKPLNIYLGFIPEMIFMSSLFGYLVILIFYKWTAYDAHTSKDAPSLLIHFINMFLFSYGDTSNKMLYKGQQGLQCFLVVVALLCVPWMLVAKPLVLRHQYLRRKHLEGQPVEAQVSPVPSEQALEAAAAATGTHNFGGIRVGNGPTEEDAEIIQHDQLSTHSEEGEEPTEDEVFDFGDTVVYQAIHTIEYCLGCISNTASYLRLWALSLAHAQLSEVLWTMVIHIGLSVRSLGGGFGLFFIFAAFATLTVAILLVMEGLSAFLHALRLHWIEFQNKFYTGTGFKFLPFSFDTIREGRFDD
- the ATP6V0A1 gene encoding V-type proton ATPase 116 kDa subunit a 1 isoform X4, producing MGELFRSEEMTLAQLFLQSEAAYCCVSELGELGKVQFRDLNPDVNVFQRKFVNEVRRCEEMDRKLRFVEKEIKKANIPIMDTGENPEVPFPRDMIDLEANFEKIENELKEINTNQEALKRNFLELTELKFILRKTQQFFDEAELHHQQMADPDLLEESSSLLEPSEMGRGAPLRLGFVAGVINRERIPMFERMLWRVCRGNVFLRQAEIENPLEDPVTGDYVHKSVFIIFFQGDQLKNRVKKICEGFRASLYPCPETPQERKEMASGVNTRIDDLQMVLNQTEDHRQRVLQAAAKNIRVWFIKVRKMKAIYHTLNLCNIDVTQKCLIAEVWCPVADLDSIQFALRRGTEHSGSTVPSILNRMQTSQTPPTYNKTNKFTSGFQNIVDAYGIGTYREINPAPYTIITFPFLFAVMFGDFGHGILMTLIAVWMVLRESRILSQKSDNEMFNMVFSGRYIILLMGLFSTYTGLIYNDCFSKSLNMFGSSWSVRPMFSKGNWSDALLESTPLLQLNPAIPGVFGGPYPFGIDPIWNIASNKLAFLNSFKMKMSVILGIIHMLFGVTLSLLNHIYFKKPLNIYLGFIPEMIFMSSLFGYLVILIFYKWTAYDAHTSKDAPSLLIHFINMFLFSYGDTSNKMLYKGQQGLQCFLVVVALLCVPWMLVAKPLVLRHQYLRRKHLGTHNFGGIRVGNGPTEEDAEIIQHDQLSTHSEEGEEPTEDEVFDFGDTVVYQAIHTIEYCLGCISNTASYLRLWALSLAHAQLSEVLWTMVIHIGLSVRSLGGGFGLFFIFAAFATLTVAILLVMEGLSAFLHALRLHWIEFQNKFYTGTGFKFLPFSFDTIREGRFDD